The Candidatus Methylomirabilis sp. genome includes a window with the following:
- a CDS encoding DUF6516 family protein — protein MKAMPLLLRRVIVAADAFVEVVVWEVPEPISPSTHEFKYRLAYVVRGQCVLRYDNEQGKGDHRHTETTKEPYNFSTPDQLMADFAADVARWNHEHGRA, from the coding sequence ATGAAGGCTATGCCCTTGCTCCTTCGGCGAGTGATCGTTGCTGCAGACGCATTCGTTGAGGTCGTAGTGTGGGAGGTTCCAGAGCCGATATCTCCATCAACTCATGAATTCAAGTACCGGCTTGCGTATGTCGTTCGTGGCCAATGCGTGCTGCGATATGACAATGAGCAGGGAAAGGGTGATCACCGGCATACCGAAACAACCAAAGAGCCTTATAACTTTTCTACGCCTGATCAACTGATGGCCGACTTTGCAGCCGACGTAGCGAGGTGGAATCATGAACACGGTCGTGCTTGA
- a CDS encoding nucleotidyltransferase domain-containing protein, which produces MVRVLEDKREAIAEACARFGVARLDAFGSALRDDFRLGESDVDLLVEFRPMDPFALVDAYFGLLDELREILTTDVDLVMSDAIKNRYIAANVERTKQALYAA; this is translated from the coding sequence ATGGTTCGTGTGCTTGAGGACAAGCGTGAGGCAATCGCGGAGGCGTGCGCTCGTTTTGGCGTGGCGCGCCTCGATGCCTTCGGTTCCGCGCTGCGGGACGACTTCCGTTTAGGCGAGAGCGACGTGGACCTCCTGGTCGAATTTCGCCCTATGGATCCGTTTGCGCTCGTAGATGCGTACTTCGGGCTCCTTGATGAACTCCGAGAAATCCTTACCACCGATGTCGATCTCGTCATGAGCGATGCGATCAAAAACCGCTACATCGCGGCGAACGTCGAACGCACCAAACAGGCTTTGTATGCAGCGTGA
- a CDS encoding HepT-like ribonuclease domain-containing protein, giving the protein MQREIRAYLLDIIEACDAIVSATHDLDLDAYRGNRLIRSSVEREFITIGEAIGAMSRLHPELFDQISQARRIVDFRNQLTHGYATVNDTIVWGIAIRDVPALRHECERLMAEMGNQEAK; this is encoded by the coding sequence ATGCAGCGTGAGATCCGCGCCTACCTACTCGATATCATTGAGGCCTGCGATGCAATCGTCTCTGCCACGCACGACCTGGACTTAGACGCATACCGCGGGAATCGCCTCATTCGCTCGTCGGTAGAGCGCGAGTTCATCACCATCGGCGAGGCTATCGGCGCCATGTCACGCCTCCACCCGGAGTTGTTCGATCAGATATCTCAAGCGCGGCGAATCGTCGACTTTCGCAATCAGCTAACGCACGGGTACGCGACGGTCAACGACACCATCGTGTGGGGAATCGCGATCCGTGACGTTCCGGCGCTTCGGCATGAGTGCGAAAGACTCATGGCCGAGATGGGAAATCAGGAGGCGAAGTAG
- a CDS encoding TIGR02391 family protein: MTAKLYDLSAEETQSLPVDRLAMLVLAHLVETREWNEYNFLNSGVNRRVPDQSLRCWAEALNWLISQNAVARNTPRQSNPQAIFVTRLGHRVLREGSETLRATARLDVDLHSRLTKVRSQFLMGEYELAAFAAMREVEIRVRELARAESSLLGVKLMRKVFGDGGALANSGLDAGERVGIMELFAGAIGTFKNPPSHRQVDYSNPTEASEVVLLADLLMRLLDRYSTSADSTGPGQHGA, translated from the coding sequence ATGACAGCGAAACTGTACGACCTTTCCGCGGAGGAAACCCAGTCCCTGCCGGTCGATCGACTCGCGATGCTGGTACTTGCTCATCTCGTGGAAACAAGGGAGTGGAATGAATACAACTTCCTGAACAGTGGCGTCAACCGGCGAGTACCAGATCAAAGCCTGCGTTGCTGGGCTGAGGCGCTCAATTGGCTGATTTCTCAGAATGCGGTCGCTCGCAATACCCCCCGTCAGTCCAACCCCCAAGCGATTTTTGTCACGCGGCTCGGCCACCGAGTTCTTAGGGAAGGTAGCGAAACGCTTCGGGCAACAGCGCGGCTCGATGTCGACTTGCACAGCCGACTTACTAAGGTGCGCTCTCAATTTCTGATGGGTGAGTACGAACTCGCAGCTTTTGCGGCGATGAGAGAAGTAGAAATCCGAGTTCGTGAGCTTGCAAGAGCAGAATCGTCCCTTCTTGGCGTCAAATTGATGCGAAAGGTGTTCGGAGATGGAGGCGCGTTGGCCAATTCGGGTCTCGATGCTGGAGAACGGGTGGGAATAATGGAGTTGTTCGCCGGGGCGATCGGCACGTTCAAGAATCCACCGAGCCACAGGCAAGTGGACTACAGCAATCCAACGGAAGCATCAGAAGTTGTGCTGTTGGCCGACCTGCTAATGAGGCTGCTGGATCGATACTCCACAAGTGCGGACAGCACTGGTCCTGGTCAACACGGAGCCTAA